The Candidatus Binatia bacterium nucleotide sequence CCCTCCGGGTGTCGCCCACGAGAGGGCTCGGCTCGACGAAAACCCTCCACCCCTTCTCCTCGGCCTTCCGCCGGGCGGCGCCGAGCGCATCGCGATTGGAGCCGACGACGATGGCTTTGCCCCGCGATGCCGCCGCCTCCCAGGGCTTGAGCGTCTCCCAGACTTGCCCCTCGCAGCCCGCCCGGACGAGCTTCGCGACGCGTTCGGGAACCCTTCCCCAGAGGCCGTAGGAATCGAACACCCACGCCACGTCCTCGAAGGTCGACGGGTCGGCCACGCCCGGACCCGAGCCCACGACGGACGGGTCGTCACCCACGACATCCGAAAGGACGAGGCTCCACACCGAAGCTTTCGTGTGCCGCAAAAGGCCGCCTCCCTTGACTTCGGAAAGATGTTTTCGAACGGCATTGACCTGGGCGATGTCCGCCCCGGAGTCGAGCAAAAGTCGGTTCGTCTCGATTTTTTCCGCGAGCGAAAGGGGAGCACGCGGAAAGACGAAGAGACTCGACGCACCCCCACTCAGGAGCAGAAGGAGCGAAGTGTCCGGCCGGAGCGCCGCCACTCGGCGGACGACCTCGCGTGTAGCCCGGAAGCCGCGCTCGTCGGGCAGGGGATGCGAGGCGTGACGGACGTCGAACGCCCCGAGTCGTGTGTCGTGCCCGTCGGGCAGGATGGCGAATCCCCAGCCGATTCGGTCCGGCGGCAGGACCTCGAGGGATGCCCGGGCCATCGCCCCTGCGGCCTTCCCCACCGCGAGAACGCACGCCCGCTCTCCGAGGGGAACCGTTTCGCCCTCCCGACCTCGGGCCACGGGACGGCCCCCCTCGATCCCGAGAGCGCCCCGAACGAGACTCGCCGGCTCGACCGCGCCGACAGCTTCGAAGAAAAGCTCTTCGAGAAGGGCCCGCGTCCTAGGAGTTCTCCTCGTCGAGATCCGTGGCGCCGAGCTTGCGGTACAGCCGATCTTCCTGCTGCACGGAGCGGGTCAGCTTGGCTTCCCGCTCTCGCTCCTGCTGGCAGCTCACGCAGAGACGGGTGAAGGGTAGCGCCTCGAGACGCCCTTGCGCGATCTCCCCTTCGCAGTCCTCGCAAATCCCGTAGGTCCCGTTCTCGATCCGTTCGAGGGCATCCTCGATGGCCTGGAGCTTTTCGCGCTCTCGGTCGCTGAGAATGAAGTGGATCTCGCGGTCGCGTTCCTCGCTCGCGAGATCGTAAGCGTCCATGGCCTCGTCCTTGCGCCCTTCCCTACCCTCGCGAAGATCCTGGTCGATCTCCCGCAGGAGCTGCTTTTTCAACTCGAGGAGCCGTTGCTTCTGGGCCTTCAGAAAAGCCTTGCGCATGGGGCTACCCCCTTTCCGAAAGGGCCGCGACATTAGAGAGCCGGGGCTCCCGTGTCAACACGGTCCTCGACACGCGCCCAGAGGTCGTACGTCGAGGCCCGGTCGATTCTCGCCCGGACGAAGGACCCGGGCCGCGCCGTGCCCCGAAGATAGACGACACCGTCGACTTCCGGGGCCTGGGTCGCAAGCCTCCCGTAGAGCCGTCCCCGCTCGTCCTCCCCGCAGACGAGCACCGTGACGGCGGAGCCCACCATGGCGGCATTCTGCTCGGCCGAAATCCGCGCCTGTTCCTCCACGAGCCGGCGAAGGCGTGCCCGCGCCACCTTTTTGGGGACCTGGTCGGGAAAGCTCGCCGCTTCGGTCCCCTCCTCGGCCGAGTAGGGAAAGACCCCGAGGCGATCGAAACGGGCCTCCCGGACGAAGTCCAGGAGGATTTCGAAGTCTTCTTCGGTCTCGCCGGGGAAACCCACGAGGAACGTGGTGCGGATCGCCACGCCGGGGATTTCGTTCCGAATGCGCGCGACGAGCCGCCGGAGCGCCGCACCGCTTTTCTCCCGGCGCATCCTCCGGAGCACCCTGTCACTCGCGTGCTGCAGGGGCACGTCCACGTACGGGCACACCCTCGGTTCCTCCGCGATGGCCCGCAAAAGTTCCGTGTCGATCGCACTCGGGTAGAGGTAGAGGAGGCGGATCCAGGCGATTCCCTCCACTCTCGCGAGCTCCCGCACCAGCCGGGCGAGCCCGACCCCCTCCCGCAGGTCACGCCCGTAGGCGGTGAGGTCCTGAGCCACCAGGTTGACCTCCACCACTCCGTCCGCGGCGAGCCGCTCCGCCTCCTCCAAAATGGAATCGAGGGGGCGGCTCCGTTGCCGGCCGCGAATCTTGGGGATGATACAGAACGAACAACGGCGGTTGCAGCCCTCGGAAACCTTGAGATACGCGCTGAAAAAAGGCCCGGTCCTGAGCCTCGGCAGGCCGAGGTCGGGCAAGAAGTGGGCGGGACGCCCGTATCGGGAGGGCAGGTTGGGGTACCGTCCCTCGAGCAGGTCGGTCAGCCGCGGAAAATCTCCGGTCCCGAGGAACGCGTCGACTTCGGGGAGCAGGCCCGCGAGCTCGGGGCCGTAGCGCTGGGCGAGGCACCCCGTCACGACGATCTTCTTCCCGGGGTCGAGCTCCTTGTGGCGGCCGAGTTCCAGGATGGCGTCGATGGACTCTTTTTTGGCGGCCTCGACGAAAGCACAGGTGTTCACGACACAAACGTCGGCCGCAGCGGGGTCGAGAACGAACTCGGCCCCGGCCTGCGCGAGAAGCCCGAGCATGACCTCGCTGTCGACGAGGTTTTTCGGGCACCCGAGGCTCTGGAAGTAGACTTTCATCCCTGCCCGAGCCCGCCACGATAACCATTGCGAGCCCCCGGGGCAACGGAATCCCCGGCCCCCCCTTCCTGGAAACCGGCGACGAGCTCGCCCAGAGTGTCGCGGTCGACGAGAAGGCAGCCATTCGCCCGAGCCAGCTCGCGCGCGCCGCGGGTGAAGTACGACGTCGTGACCACCATGGCATCCTGGCACCCGTAGAGGGCCTTGGCGGCGACCGCTTCGGCCACGGCGTCGTTGGGAACGGGCCTCCGGTACCGCTTGACCTGACACGCGATCCGCCGCCCGTCTTTCTCGAGAACGAGATCGCACCCCTGGTCGCCGGCACCGCCGGTGCGCTCCACCCGGTACCCGTAGAAGGAGTAGAGCCGTGCCACGTAACGCTCGAAGGTTCGCCCGTCCATCCGGTCCACGTCCGCGAGCGTGAGCGCCCGAAGACGCCGCTCCTCGCGAAGCCGGCGGAGGTAGGCCCGGTAGGCGGACACCCCCCCGAGCAACACGAGCCCCAGGACCCAGAGAGGCCACGCGGGGAGCACCACCTCGAGGAACACGACGAGCAAGAGGACGAGCAAAAGGTCCCCGAGATCCCCCTTGCGAACCCTCCTTCTCCCGAAGCTCCGCCCGAACCGAAACGGGTTGCGTCGACGCGGCATCGCGAGCTCCTACCTTTCTCGGGCCAGCTCCGGACGGAAGTCAAACTCCCGGGCTTTTTGCACCCCCGCCCCGGCCGCGCTAAAAGTGGCTGCCATGAGGTGGGGTGTCGCGGTTGCGGTCGTGGTCGTGGCGGGCGCCTGTAGCTTTCTTTCACCCCGGGAAAGCTGGCGTGCGACCGAACGGCGCGTGGACGAGCTCACCGCGCAGGGGCGGTACCGCGAAGCGCTCGAACTCCAGCAGTGGATCGTGGCGCACGCCTTCGAGCGTGCCCCCGAGGAAGAGCAGACACCGGAAAAGGAAGCCCGACGGGTCTACCGCCTGGCCGATCTCTACGGCCGGACGGGAGATACCGTCCGCGCTCTCGAAGCCTACCGCGAAGTCTTGCGCCTCGCCCCGGACCGGCTCGAAGACGTGCTCGTCGGAATCGACCTGCTCCCGCTGCCCGAAGAAGAGCGCGACGCCATCATGGAAACGTTCGTCCGCAACGCGCTGGCCATCGAGCCAGGGCTCGTCCTGCCCGGCCAGGACTCGAGCGGATGCTGGACGTATCGGGTCGAACAGGTGCAGGTCCGCCGGATCGTCACCCGCAACTCGCAAGAAGGTCTCGAGAAAGTCGTGACCTACGACGTCCGCCCCTGGCTCTACGACGCGCGGAACAAAACGTGGCGCCCCGAGGGCAGCTGGCGGACGGATGCAGGCTCGGAGGTACTCGGGCCGGGCCGTGTCGAGAATCCGCGTTTTCACGCGATGCTGGATGCGGACGGGGGATTTTTCGCGGAGGGCCCGATCCCGCCGTGCCACCAGGAGGCCTGGGCCGGCCCCTACGACCGGACGAGACGTCGGATTTTCGTGGCGAAGAGGCTCCCCGGGTCCTGACCGGAAGCCGGGTTGCACTCCCCGGCGGGCTCGGGCTATAAGCGCTGCGGGCCTCTGGGGGGAAGCAAGAGTACTCGGGTGCTGCGGGGCTGGCGAGGCCCGGGGGTCATGAATCGCCAAGCCAAGCACCGTCAGGCGCGGGGACCGATCGTCCGGAGGCTCCGCCGAATGGGCTTCGAGGTCAAGGAAATGACCAGGGAGTCCCGTTTCGACCTGCTTTTGAACGGCCGCGTCCGGGTGGCACTCCGGGTTGCCTATCCCGGGCGCTATTCCCACACCGTGACCGTCGGCGGTCGCCGCTACGCCTACGACTACGAAAGCTGGAATTTCAACTTCCACCGCCACGGCCGCTGGGAGGACCGCTACTGCGACGTCTTCATCTGCATCGCCAAGGATCGACGGGAAACGGACGAGATTTTCGTCATTCCGGCTCTCGCGATCAGCGGCCCCACGTTCAGTCTCCACGGCGCCGGCAAGCCCTACCGAGGCCGGTATGCCCGGTTTCTGAATCGGTGGAGCGTGCTCCACGATCTGGCGAAGACGGCGCCGCGGCGCCCGGGGACGGGGCAGTCTTCGGAAGCGGAGGTCGCGTAGGCCCCGGCATCTTGCATTCTGGCCGAGAAACCGCCAAACGCCCACACCGGATTTTCCATGGCACGCTTCGTCCTCGCTCTCGACCAGGGCACGACGGGATCGACCGCCCTCGTGTTCGACGAGGAAGGCAAAGTCCGGGGGCGAGCGTACTCGGAGTTCCGCCAGTTCTATCCCCGGCCCGGATGGGTCGAGCACGACCCGGAAGAAATCTGGCGCGTCACGTTACGCGTGGCCCGGGCAGCCCTCCGAAAGGCACGAGCCCGGAAACTCGAAGCCGTGGGCATCACGAACCAGAGGGAGACGACGCTCGTCTGGAACAAGAAGACGGGAAGGCCGGTCCACCGGGCCATCGTGTGGCAGGACCGCCGTACCGCGCCGGCCTGCGAAAGCCTCCGTGCGTCGGGCCACGAGCGAACGATCCGCGAACGAACGGGGCTCGTCATCGATCCCTATTTCTCGGCCACCAAACTCCAGTGGATTCTCGAGAACGCGCGCCGGAGCGATCGCACGGCGTCGCTCGCCTTCGGGACCGTGGATTCCTGGCTCGTATGGAAGCTCACGGGCGGAGCGGCGCACGTGACGGACTACACGAACGCGTCGAGGACGATGCTGTTCGACATCCACCGACTCGACTGGGACCCGGAGCTTCTCGACCTTTTCCGCGTTCCCCGAGAAATCCTACCCGACGTCGTGCCTTCGGCCGGCCCGCTCGCGACGACCTCGAAAAAAGCCGTGGGCTTCGAAGCTCCCGTTGCCGGGATCGCCGGGGACCAGCAAGCCGCTCTTTTCGGGCAGGCGTGCTACCGCGAAGGTATGGTGAAGAACACCTACGGCACCGGGTGCTTTCTCCTGATGTTCACCGGAAGGGACGCCGTACGGTCGGAACGGGGTCTCGTCACCACGCTGGCCTGCGACGAGGCCGGCAG carries:
- a CDS encoding hydroxypyruvate reductase; the encoded protein is MARGREGETVPLGERACVLAVGKAAGAMARASLEVLPPDRIGWGFAILPDGHDTRLGAFDVRHASHPLPDERGFRATREVVRRVAALRPDTSLLLLLSGGASSLFVFPRAPLSLAEKIETNRLLLDSGADIAQVNAVRKHLSEVKGGGLLRHTKASVWSLVLSDVVGDDPSVVGSGPGVADPSTFEDVAWVFDSYGLWGRVPERVAKLVRAGCEGQVWETLKPWEAAASRGKAIVVGSNRDALGAARRKAEEKGWRVFVEPSPLVGDTRRAAGEFARRLVDLVASGEDKVCLLAGGETTVEVRGRGRGGRNQEFALALAPAIDGLPVRVLSAGTDGIDGPTDAAGAFVDGSTLRRAREKGLDPDAFLAENDSYTFFELLGDLFQPGPTGTNVMDLKIALLERGAP
- a CDS encoding molecular chaperone DnaK, which codes for MRKAFLKAQKQRLLELKKQLLREIDQDLREGREGRKDEAMDAYDLASEERDREIHFILSDREREKLQAIEDALERIENGTYGICEDCEGEIAQGRLEALPFTRLCVSCQQEREREAKLTRSVQQEDRLYRKLGATDLDEENS
- the rimO gene encoding ribosomal protein S12 methylthiotransferase RimO; the encoded protein is MKVYFQSLGCPKNLVDSEVMLGLLAQAGAEFVLDPAAADVCVVNTCAFVEAAKKESIDAILELGRHKELDPGKKIVVTGCLAQRYGPELAGLLPEVDAFLGTGDFPRLTDLLEGRYPNLPSRYGRPAHFLPDLGLPRLRTGPFFSAYLKVSEGCNRRCSFCIIPKIRGRQRSRPLDSILEEAERLAADGVVEVNLVAQDLTAYGRDLREGVGLARLVRELARVEGIAWIRLLYLYPSAIDTELLRAIAEEPRVCPYVDVPLQHASDRVLRRMRREKSGAALRRLVARIRNEIPGVAIRTTFLVGFPGETEEDFEILLDFVREARFDRLGVFPYSAEEGTEAASFPDQVPKKVARARLRRLVEEQARISAEQNAAMVGSAVTVLVCGEDERGRLYGRLATQAPEVDGVVYLRGTARPGSFVRARIDRASTYDLWARVEDRVDTGAPAL
- the glpK2 gene encoding glycerol kinase 2, with the protein product MARFVLALDQGTTGSTALVFDEEGKVRGRAYSEFRQFYPRPGWVEHDPEEIWRVTLRVARAALRKARARKLEAVGITNQRETTLVWNKKTGRPVHRAIVWQDRRTAPACESLRASGHERTIRERTGLVIDPYFSATKLQWILENARRSDRTASLAFGTVDSWLVWKLTGGAAHVTDYTNASRTMLFDIHRLDWDPELLDLFRVPREILPDVVPSAGPLATTSKKAVGFEAPVAGIAGDQQAALFGQACYREGMVKNTYGTGCFLLMFTGRDAVRSERGLVTTLACDEAGRPAYALEGSIFVAGAAVQWLRDGLGLVRRADETEKLARKVDSSLGVYVVPAFVGLGAPYWEPGARGAILGLTRGVRREHLVRATLEALAYQTRDVVDTMVAESGRALAGLRVDGGAAANDFLMQFQADILGVTVDRPRLVETTALGAALLAGVGTGLWKPGEAERLRKRDRLFRPRLRPEVRENLYEGWRRAVSAVRAHAHHG